The following are encoded in a window of Harmonia axyridis chromosome 7, icHarAxyr1.1, whole genome shotgun sequence genomic DNA:
- the LOC123684685 gene encoding uncharacterized protein LOC123684685: MDKLRFDFKICAEDSKTNVLCITSIGTTDGRNYAIPDMYQRASLHTQVIKNSAYNKVKNSISKRNQIRRVWINLNEDLAASYLDEGGNLQFEDVFLEEKLEDQLNVSVNASDQPLINALEKLLEKSGGQTSLRNIGGIADKFTIEKFDGRTSSADQWISGFEKECERFQISVDENKIEILKSFMDKGAMDWYSCTLMKLTIESKWEIWRESFYKTFTGKGWSSIRFAFSFKYQKGSLLEYAIKKEKLLLQARNSIDSGTLIDLIATGLPNFVINMIDRGNLKIVKDLYNEIGKLEHLVYKKNFEKKNDKYYSNKENTVKSPCEICKNKVKGIRFHPTAECWFNIIIITLFINFIKMGDFSLSR, from the coding sequence ATGGACAAGCTACGGTTTGATTTTAAGATATGTGCAGAAGATTCCAAAACTAATGTGCTTTGCATAACTTCTATTGGAACTACTGATGGTCGTAATTATGCAATTCCCGATATGTATCAAAGAGCTAGTTTACATACAcaagtaataaaaaattcagcttaCAATAaggttaaaaattcaatttccaagAGAAACCAAATTAGAAGGGTATGGATTAATTTAAACGAGGATTTGGCTGCTTCCTATCTGGATGAAGGTGGTAATCTTCAGTTTGAAGATGTCTTCTTAGAAGAAAAGCTTGAAGATCAGCTGAATGTCTCTGTGAATGCCTCTGACCAGCCACTGATTAACGCGTTggaaaaattacttgaaaagagTGGAGGTCAAACTTCACTTAGAAACATAGGCGGAATAGCAGATAAATTCACCATCGAAAAATTTGATGGGAGAACTTCGAGCGCAGATCAATGGATTAGTGGATTCGAGAAAGAATGCGAGCGATTTCAGATATCTgtggatgaaaacaaaattgagaTCCTGAAATCATTTATGGATAAAGGTGCTATGGATTGGTATAGTTGTACACTAATGAAACTAACCATTGAATCAAAATGGGAAATATGGAGAGAGAGTTTCTATAAAACATTCACAGGTAAAGGTTGGTCTTCTATAAGATTTGCGTTCTCATTCAAATACCAAAAAGGCTCTTTATTAGAATACgcgataaaaaaagaaaaacttctGCTACAAGCAAGAAATTCAATTGATAGTGGAACATTGATAGATCTGATTGCAACAGGTTTGCCAAATTTTGTTATCAACATGATTGATAGAGGAAATTTAAAAATAGTAAAAgatctttataatgaaataGGAAAATTAGAACATTTggtatataagaaaaattttgaaaagaaaaatgacaAGTATTACTCTAACAAAGAAAATACAGTCAAGTCACCttgtgaaatttgtaaaaataaagttAAAGGAATACGTTTCCATCCTACAGCAGAATGCTGGttcaatattataattataacattatttattaattttattaaaatggGTGATTTCTCATTATCTCGCTAG